A genome region from Dolichospermum compactum NIES-806 includes the following:
- a CDS encoding pentapeptide repeat-containing protein codes for MFWQKGLGWILGIMLWCIPQTALADWTHPLSYSNAELSRQDFSGQSLQAAEFSNANLEMTNFTGADLRGTVFSASVMTKANLHGADLTNAMMNEVKLTGADLSNAVLIEALLLRTVFTDVNITGADFTDAILDKAQIKELCQKASGVNSQTGVKTRESLGCQ; via the coding sequence ATGTTTTGGCAAAAAGGCTTAGGATGGATTTTGGGAATTATGCTTTGGTGTATTCCACAAACAGCATTGGCAGATTGGACTCATCCTTTATCATATAGTAACGCAGAATTGTCAAGACAAGACTTTTCGGGACAAAGTTTACAAGCTGCGGAATTTTCTAACGCTAACTTGGAAATGACTAACTTTACAGGTGCGGATTTGCGAGGAACAGTTTTCAGTGCTTCAGTCATGACAAAGGCAAATTTACATGGAGCAGATTTAACCAATGCGATGATGAATGAGGTAAAATTAACGGGTGCTGATTTAAGTAATGCCGTTTTAATCGAAGCTCTTTTACTCCGCACTGTCTTTACAGATGTTAATATCACAGGTGCAGATTTTACAGACGCAATTTTAGATAAAGCGCAAATTAAAGAGCTATGTCAAAAAGCCAGCGGTGTAAATTCTCAGACTGGTGTAAAAACTCGTGAGTCGTTAGGATGTCAATAA
- a CDS encoding 5-(carboxyamino)imidazole ribonucleotide synthase, with protein MSIKLGIIGGGQLAWMMKDAANKLGVELIVQTPSANDPAVSIAQHSIFAAVDDAAATEILATKCDIVTFENEFVDIAALSLLEKQGVCFRPTLAALAPLLDKYEQRCYLRDLGLPVPHFLALSGEKALESQIEKLEFPVVLKARRHGYDGQGTFIIHDFATLSKIVNQSRTQFLVEEFVPFTKELAIIAACSVNGDIVIYPAVETHQEEQVCRWVIAPAEITQEQNLEIEAIAHKLLTSLQYVGVCGIELFLTAEGKILINEIAPRTHNSGHFSLDACETSQFELHLRAVCGLPLTNTGLRCASAMMVNLLGYESSHCNYQKQRQQLASIPQATVHWYGKTEARPGRKLGHITVLLDQDPLNQTRDIVHKIESIWYPPAKTCQNFP; from the coding sequence ATGTCAATAAAACTTGGTATAATCGGTGGTGGACAACTGGCCTGGATGATGAAAGATGCAGCAAACAAGCTGGGAGTAGAATTAATAGTCCAAACTCCTAGTGCAAATGATCCAGCCGTGTCTATTGCCCAACATAGCATTTTTGCCGCAGTTGATGATGCCGCAGCCACAGAAATTTTAGCAACAAAGTGTGATATCGTTACCTTTGAAAACGAGTTTGTAGATATTGCTGCTTTATCACTGCTAGAAAAACAGGGTGTTTGTTTTCGTCCGACCTTAGCAGCTTTAGCACCTCTGTTAGACAAATATGAACAACGGTGCTATTTACGAGATTTAGGTTTACCAGTTCCCCATTTTTTGGCATTATCAGGGGAAAAAGCGCTAGAATCTCAGATTGAAAAATTGGAATTTCCGGTGGTTCTCAAAGCGCGAAGACATGGATATGATGGTCAAGGAACTTTTATCATTCACGATTTCGCGACCTTATCAAAAATAGTTAATCAAAGTCGTACCCAGTTTTTAGTCGAAGAATTTGTGCCTTTTACCAAAGAACTGGCGATAATTGCAGCCTGTTCTGTAAATGGGGACATTGTCATCTATCCAGCGGTAGAAACTCACCAAGAAGAACAGGTTTGTCGGTGGGTAATTGCGCCAGCTGAAATCACCCAAGAGCAAAATTTAGAAATTGAAGCGATCGCCCATAAACTATTAACTAGCCTCCAATATGTAGGAGTCTGTGGCATTGAACTATTTCTCACCGCCGAAGGTAAAATCCTAATTAATGAAATAGCACCACGCACCCATAACTCTGGACATTTTTCCCTGGATGCTTGTGAAACTTCCCAATTTGAACTACATCTGAGAGCCGTGTGTGGTTTACCATTAACCAATACTGGATTACGTTGTGCTAGTGCTATGATGGTTAACCTGCTAGGATATGAAAGCAGCCATTGCAACTACCAGAAACAACGGCAACAACTGGCATCTATTCCTCAAGCTACTGTCCACTGGTACGGCAAAACAGAAGCTCGTCCAGGACGTAAACTAGGGCATATCACCGTTCTACTAGACCAAGATCCTCTCAATCAAACAAGAGACATTGTACACAAAATTGAATCTATCTGGTATCCCCCAGCGAAAACTTGCCAAAATTTTCCCTAA
- a CDS encoding slr1957 family protein, producing MINHYSIQWIEAWCLENGWTDLFVERRGNYWAFPPGGVMPEPIPMNVLRVIKEENGLTNQEIYWACAAISTTILAVIYTFLWKCPVPLVLSFAFNAVTVAQFEPEDV from the coding sequence ATGATAAATCATTACTCTATTCAATGGATTGAAGCATGGTGCTTAGAAAACGGCTGGACAGATTTATTTGTTGAAAGACGTGGTAACTACTGGGCGTTTCCTCCGGGGGGAGTGATGCCAGAACCAATCCCAATGAATGTGTTAAGAGTAATTAAAGAAGAAAACGGCTTAACCAATCAGGAAATTTACTGGGCTTGTGCTGCCATATCTACCACTATTTTAGCAGTGATTTATACTTTTTTGTGGAAATGTCCGGTTCCTTTAGTGTTATCTTTTGCGTTTAATGCTGTTACAGTGGCACAATTTGAACCAGAGGATGTTTAG
- a CDS encoding DUF29 domain-containing protein, protein MDNFSLYNQDFYAWTQQQAKALEQKLVVELDWQHLQDEIQSLGRHEYRELISRLGVLIGRLLKWEYQPEQRSRSWFLTIREQRRAIQRHLRQNPSLKSRITEAMLDAFEAGVDLALRETNLPLRTFPENCPYLFDDIIADNFMCDTLQDWEG, encoded by the coding sequence ATGGATAACTTTTCTTTGTATAATCAAGACTTCTATGCTTGGACACAACAACAAGCAAAAGCTTTAGAACAAAAGCTAGTTGTAGAATTAGACTGGCAACATTTGCAAGATGAAATTCAATCTTTGGGAAGACATGAATATCGAGAATTGATAAGTCGTTTGGGTGTGTTAATTGGTCGTTTATTGAAATGGGAATATCAACCTGAACAACGTTCTCGTAGTTGGTTTCTCACAATTAGAGAACAACGTCGTGCTATTCAAAGACATCTCAGACAAAACCCTAGTTTAAAATCTCGGATAACAGAAGCTATGTTAGATGCTTTTGAAGCAGGAGTTGATTTAGCTTTACGAGAAACTAATTTACCATTAAGAACTTTTCCTGAAAATTGTCCCTATTTATTTGATGATATCATTGCTGATAATTTTATGTGTGATACTCTTCAAGATTGGGAAGGATAA
- the mutS gene encoding DNA mismatch repair protein MutS: MTTSTPEPNQPNTSLTDTNLVEDRSKLSKMYQHYVEVKDKYPHALLLYRVGDFFETFFQDAVTVSRELELVLTSKHGGEVGRVAMTGVPHHAWERYTTQLVEKGYAVVICDQVEDSADAIGLVKREVTRILTPGTLLEEGMLKASRNNYIAAVVIAVNHWGLAYADISTGEFLTSQGSDLEHLTQELMRLQPSEVLFPTNAPDLGSLLRPGETSPSLPQCLPLSFCYSLRSQAPFSQAEARSKLLQKFNVRSLEGLGCEHLPLAVRAAGGLLEYIEDTQKAHPVSLQLLRTYTLTDYLIVDHQTRRNLEITQTVRDGTFHGSLLWALDRTSTAMGSRALRRWLLQPLLEIKGIKSRQDTIQELVENTPLRQDLRQLLRQIYDLERLTVRAASGRANARDLVALADSFSRLPELSRLVADARSPFLKALQKVPPILEELAEKLHAHIVESPPTHLKEGGLIRAGINPLLDERKATVESDQQWIANLEVDERARTGIPTLKVGFNKTFGYYISISRSKSDQVPDNYIRRQTLTNEERYITPDLKEREARILTARDDLNQLEYQIFEALRNEVGSQDEIIRNIARAVAASDVLCGLAELAVHQGYCRPEMVTGREIDVIDGRHPVVEQSLPAGFFVPNSTCLGGKEMNHEGAKEAKEEEKKNLSSPDLVILTGPNASGKSCYLRQVGLIQLMAQVGSFVPARSAKLGVCDRIFTRVGAVDDLATGQSTFMVEMNETANILNHATAKSLVLLDEIGRGTATFDGLSIAWAVAEYLAVEIKSRTIFATHYHELNELATIISNVANYQVTVKELPDQIIFLHQVQPGGADKSYGIEAGRLAGLPPVVIQRAKQVMGQIEKHSKIAMGLREGL; encoded by the coding sequence ATGACGACTTCCACACCAGAACCCAATCAACCCAACACATCACTTACTGATACAAATCTGGTAGAAGACCGCAGTAAGCTGAGTAAGATGTATCAGCATTATGTAGAAGTGAAAGATAAATATCCTCATGCGTTGCTGCTGTACAGAGTTGGTGATTTTTTTGAAACTTTTTTTCAAGACGCTGTAACCGTCTCCAGGGAATTAGAATTAGTTTTAACCAGTAAACATGGTGGTGAAGTCGGTCGCGTTGCCATGACAGGTGTACCTCATCATGCTTGGGAACGCTACACAACTCAACTAGTGGAAAAGGGCTATGCAGTGGTAATTTGCGACCAAGTAGAAGACTCTGCGGACGCGATTGGTTTGGTTAAGCGAGAAGTAACGCGCATTCTCACTCCAGGGACATTATTAGAAGAGGGGATGCTCAAAGCCAGTCGGAATAACTACATAGCGGCTGTGGTAATTGCTGTCAATCATTGGGGTTTAGCCTACGCAGATATATCAACAGGGGAATTTCTTACATCGCAAGGTAGTGATTTAGAACACCTGACTCAAGAGTTAATGCGGTTGCAACCTTCAGAAGTCCTGTTTCCCACCAACGCCCCCGATTTAGGTAGTTTACTCCGTCCTGGGGAAACTTCCCCCTCTCTTCCCCAATGTTTACCACTATCATTTTGCTATAGTTTGCGATCGCAAGCCCCCTTTTCCCAAGCCGAAGCTAGAAGTAAATTATTGCAGAAATTCAACGTGCGATCGCTCGAAGGTTTGGGTTGTGAACATTTACCACTCGCAGTTCGCGCCGCAGGAGGTCTTTTAGAATACATCGAAGACACACAGAAAGCCCATCCTGTCTCCCTGCAATTATTACGCACCTATACCTTAACTGATTATTTAATCGTCGATCATCAAACCCGTCGTAACCTAGAAATTACCCAAACCGTCCGCGATGGTACATTTCACGGTTCTCTATTATGGGCTTTAGATAGAACTAGCACCGCAATGGGTAGCCGAGCTTTAAGAAGATGGTTGTTACAACCGCTACTGGAGATTAAAGGGATTAAATCCCGCCAAGATACCATCCAAGAATTAGTAGAAAATACGCCCTTACGTCAAGACCTGCGGCAGTTATTAAGACAAATTTATGATTTAGAACGGTTAACAGTCAGAGCCGCCTCTGGTAGAGCAAATGCCAGGGATTTAGTCGCCTTAGCTGATTCTTTCTCCCGTTTACCCGAATTATCTCGCTTAGTTGCGGATGCCCGTTCCCCGTTCTTAAAAGCTTTGCAAAAAGTCCCACCCATCCTCGAAGAACTAGCAGAAAAATTACACGCTCACATCGTAGAATCACCACCGACTCATCTAAAAGAAGGTGGTTTAATTCGGGCGGGTATCAATCCGTTGTTGGATGAAAGAAAAGCCACTGTGGAAAGTGATCAACAATGGATTGCCAACTTAGAAGTTGATGAAAGAGCCAGAACAGGAATCCCCACTTTGAAGGTAGGATTTAATAAAACCTTTGGCTATTATATCAGTATTTCCCGCAGTAAATCCGACCAAGTTCCCGATAATTACATTCGTAGACAAACTTTAACAAATGAGGAACGTTACATCACTCCTGATTTAAAAGAACGAGAAGCACGCATCCTCACAGCGCGAGATGATTTAAATCAGTTGGAATATCAGATTTTTGAAGCATTACGCAATGAAGTGGGTTCTCAAGATGAAATCATTCGGAATATTGCCCGTGCAGTAGCCGCGTCGGATGTATTATGTGGTTTGGCAGAATTAGCTGTCCATCAAGGTTACTGTCGTCCTGAGATGGTTACAGGTCGGGAAATTGACGTAATTGATGGTCGTCACCCAGTGGTAGAACAGTCTTTACCTGCTGGTTTTTTTGTCCCTAATTCGACTTGCTTAGGGGGGAAGGAAATGAACCACGAAGGAGCGAAGGAAGCGAAGGAAGAGGAAAAGAAGAATTTATCTTCCCCTGATTTGGTGATTTTGACTGGTCCGAATGCGAGTGGCAAGAGTTGTTATTTGCGTCAAGTTGGTTTGATTCAGTTAATGGCGCAGGTGGGGAGTTTTGTCCCGGCGCGGTCTGCTAAATTGGGAGTGTGCGATCGCATTTTTACTCGTGTTGGGGCTGTAGATGATTTAGCCACAGGTCAATCTACTTTTATGGTAGAAATGAATGAAACTGCAAATATTCTCAATCACGCAACTGCGAAATCTTTAGTTTTATTAGATGAAATTGGTCGGGGAACAGCAACATTTGACGGGTTATCAATTGCTTGGGCTGTGGCGGAATATTTAGCTGTTGAGATTAAATCTCGGACAATTTTTGCCACCCATTATCATGAATTAAATGAATTAGCTACAATCATTTCTAATGTGGCAAACTATCAAGTTACAGTTAAAGAATTACCAGACCAAATTATCTTTTTACATCAAGTTCAACCCGGTGGCGCTGATAAATCCTATGGAATAGAAGCCGGAAGACTAGCAGGTTTACCCCCAGTAGTAATTCAAAGAGCAAAACAGGTGATGGGACAAATCGAAAAACACAGTAAAATAGCAATGGGTTTGCGTGAAGGACTTTAA